In the genome of Synchiropus splendidus isolate RoL2022-P1 chromosome 2, RoL_Sspl_1.0, whole genome shotgun sequence, the window tcaatataaacaaataaacagtattgcagctattgtctaaCGTTCAGCAACCCggcagcaccaggaacgaaactgttcctgaatctggtggttatTATTTAGAATCTTGAACACAAAATATTACAACTTTAAATCATGTAATATTATGGCTTTAAATCAcgtcatcagaatcagaaaaagtttattaatcccaagggaaatgatgtttgtaacatgctctgtactcaacatatcacaataatatTGTGacttcaatttttatttatacTATTTTTTGAGTGACCCTAATACACCATTGGATTTTTACtgacttatttatgtttgattTTACATGGAGATTGTGGTGGTTCTATCAAACGCTGTTGTCCACCAGGTCACACAGTattaaacacacactgacaactGCACCCGAACCCTCCCCTTCCCCCTGCAGCCAGTCCAACTGAATGATTTGACAAATgttccaaaaaatatatatattcataaacaCAATAGAACAGAAGATTACCTGCACAAAAGTGAGGTCATGAAGGGTCAATTCTGTGAAACGTTCTTCCTAAAGTTGTGACACTGCAGATGAAATTTAGGgggattcactttttttttggtttgcacTCTGAGAATTAAGAATAAAGAATAGATCCAGAGGAAGGATGAGTGACAAGAGAGCGACGGGGTGCTTATCACAGAGACACTGGATGAGTGGAGGGTGAAGCTTCCAGGAGAATATTCAAGCCTGGTGTTTGAGCTTCGCTGCTCGCATCATAGCTGAGAATACAGACCACGGTGCTGCTGTTGACACACGCTGCAAGTGGCTTTCTCGCACCTTCACCTCATTGATGTCGTCCAGTTTCAGGATGGAGTCTGAGCAAATTCACACGGAGTCACAGCTGCCTTCCATGTGTAAagtaaaacagtgaaaaatatcAGCAGAgtcttcttttttattgacttattttttttataatctatttatatatgtatttattgttggaCTGTGATTCTATTGGCAGATGTTGTTCCAGTTGACATCCAGTTTTGTAATAGAAACTTTATTGCATTTGACTTTACTACCATCTACTGGACAATAGACCGCACAACAGGAAgagaagacttcaaaacaacaccaGTCTTGACATGAAACCGGAAGACGATTTGAAAAGATTATCTGGAGTGACATGAAGTCACTTCACACCATAACCAaggaatacttttttttctttttattttcttcaatacGAAGTAGAAattagtaaaataaataaatataagataAGAAATTGGATGAAACTTTTACTCGGTAAAATAAAGGTGTGCGATCAtgacacaataataatataataatatgcaCAAAAAATAAGtgatcaaaatgtttttgataaaataaaatcaaataaagtcCAGTAGCGACAGTTAGTTGAATTTCTGAAGGCAAAGCTCACATTTTAATGACTTATTTCCAGTCATTCCGTCTCATGCCAAAACTCATAATAAAAGTATAGTAAAAAAATCTGCTTGTGAtgaggctgcagcagctgctgagagtgGCGAGCTAAGTGCTTCCTCCCGCCTCTCCGCCCTCACCTGGTCCTTATAAAGCCACCGTCAGAGCAGAGGAGCCTGGTCACTTGAGGCAGGATTCACGACCACAGCCACGATGGTGAGACCCGCCTGCTGCACACGCTGCTTCTCACGCACCTTTCACACACGGAACTCGAGTCCACAATGAGATTTGTCTTGTCGTAGATTTGAGAGCTGAATTATTAACTCTATATTATATCACTATAATAACCGCCTTATTTCAGGGCAGTACTTCCAGGTGCATGCTATTTTCCAGAAATATATGAATCTTTAAAttcgaattaaaaaaaacaaaatctgtaaCAAGAGAAAAACGTTGTCGCGCATGAAATCTGAACTGCATTGAAGTGAAATTTCATCGTTTTGATCAGTTACGTGAAGTTAAAAACCCAAATACTGGGTTTGACTTGCCGACTTTTGCTGTGGATCCTGAACCACAGCACAGGAGAGGTGTGGCGGAGGTGAAGCATCTCCAGCTCATCATGTGACGGCTGTTATCAGTGGTGGACGTTCAACCTAAAGAGCAGCTTCCCAGATAAGAGCTCACCATACGTGTGTATATCTTTCAACGGCGTCCGTGCGTCCGGATGGTTTTACAGCTTGATGACCAGGAACACAGAGCTCCGCTCCCCGCGCCGTCGCCCCCTGGTTGATCATCAACAGCGGAGATAAGACACTGGCGACAGTGACGTCCCATATACATCAGTTACATTCAAGAATAGGGCGAAGCaacgttcatgttctggatGGTCGTTCACTTCAACAATCATCAACGGAAAGGTGTAAAAAGTGCTCAGTCAAGTGCCGGCCTGCAGGAAATTTGATGAGTTCAAAGGTTCTGACGGTTGGAGATGAGGAGCTCGAGACAGAGGTCAGAGTCAGAGGTCACTGTCTCACACAGGAAATATTCATGTTTGTCAGAAGAACAAAGGGACTGAGTCTTTGGAAGGGAAAAatatcagggtttttttttctttttttgcatgaTAGATATAATGTTGGTAAAATACTTCCTCATTTTGTGGCTGCAGTAAATCACCGACTTGACACTGGTTAGTAGACTAGAGTCATTCACCTGCAACTGTTTCAGGGTTCCGTTTTGAGTCTGTTTCGAGTCTGTTTTCGAGTGTGAGACTTTTCTGTTaccaaaaaataatatatatatatattgtcaagTTAAACCAAGGAGACGCCAGAAGCTCTCCATACACACATTTGAGAAATATCTTTCAATAAAATGACAAGAAGGTCTCAAGATCACGTTTACAAAGTCTTGTAACAGACTCCATTTAGACTCGTCTTGCCCACAATGTACTCTGgattaaaatttttatttttttatttttttgttaagaCCACAGCTGAGATGTTTTTTCCTCTGCCGACCTCATGCAGTGCAACcagggggccacatgcagcccttcaTGAGCTCAGAGCAAAACcacaaaataaatggataaatattgaaaaacaatttaagATACTAAAATAAAACCCTTGTAAATAGTGCCTTTATAACTACTATTTAATTACCAAGTtaaacgtcccggacttcgaacaaattggcgTTCGAACAAATATTTCGGGAttgttttgcttcggatttagaacgaaaatccagaacttgaacgcccccgaaaaaagtgtcctgttagctccatttactgactgttgtttcttcatattgaggtgtaaaacctttcctgtctccacactggaccgtggtagagtgtcacaggggaggtgctggagcgctcactccagggtttgatgtcctgttgtgggctggagctgggacagggatgaggcgagtctgggacagagcgtgacttggtttatgactttgtcacagccaaactgcacagaagcgcacattcagagctggacacgcaccgggcacctcttcacttctggagagacgtcactcactcggcaacccctcccacatgcagcggccacacacatagaggaacagtgcacctgcagcacacactctacattcactcctacaaaagactatgttaaggctcggaacgcattattgctttttccattaattctgttgtcgaacggccgtctggaacagattgtggtcgagaaccgaggtaccactgtgtcaGATGGTTAAAGATGGGTCGGATACTTGTCGGATCGTGTTGAACCCAGAATGCTAGCGTTGAAGACGAGGTAGAGAACCTGAGTCAACATGAGAGGGTCAGGTCAGAGAAGGTCGAGGTCGGAGGAGGCGAGTGACCTGCAAAAGACCGATGAGAAGGAGGAGAGTGAGATGGTGGCATCGCTTGGGAAACTGATTCAAGTGACTTCAGTGCGACGCTTGAAACCGTCTTCTTCCCTCAGAAAGTCTCCAGCATGTCGATCAAGGAGGGGCAGGAGTTGAAGATCCGCGTCAGGCCCAAGGACAACTGCGACCGGTAACTGCAGAGACTCTCTGCCAATGAGTCAGATCCACGTGCTAATCCTGGTCCATCGCAGGTTCGCCATCAACATCGGGCTCGACCCCGACAACATCGCGCTGCACTTCAACCCTCGGTTTGAGTGCGGCGACGACGTCAACGTCATCGTCTGCAACTCCAAGTCCGGCGGCTGCTGGGGCGACGAGGAGCGCAACGGCAACTTCAGCTTCGTGCGCGGAGAGGAGTCCAAGGTTTGTGGGGTTGTTGACCGTTTGTTTATTTGCTGAAGCTGAGCATAAGTCAGTCATGTCTCTGGGAATAAGAACCAACACGTTCCACACTCCTCAGTTCTACATCAACTTCAACATGACCGACTTCTTCATCAAACTCCCCGACGGCTGCATGATGAGCTTCCCGAACCGACTGGGCGAGCTCAAGTACAACTACATCGAGGTCAGCGGTGAGGCCAGGATTGTGGGCCTCAAGCTCAAGTGAAGACCTGCTTCATGGTGTCCTCTCAAGCCGCCTTAGAATTCAAGCTGTAATGACAAGTGAGCGGCGACAGAGGGAGCCAGAGCGCAGATTTTGTCTGGAGCTTCTGCTTCGTCAATAAAGGCGACAAACATCGAAGCGTTTTCCTTCGTTATGGCACCAAATACATTTAGTTTTCAGCGCATTGCATTCAGTTCATTGAACTAGCGCGCAGAAATAAACTACATTAAACGCCCTGCCAAAAAATGCATTCGTCAGTTCCACAGTATTCTGTTATTTTTAGctgctgatttattttttaaatttattgttTGCTGTTAAAGCAGGATTTTCCTGAGTTATGGAGCAGCATTACACTTCCCATCATAATTTTCTTAAAACTACACATTTTGGTGACTTTTTAATGACACTTGAACACTTCGACATATTTTATCTGAAACTAAATAATCTGAAATAGTAATATTTTCCtgcatatttctatttttttttttttcaatatagaTTTTTCTTAAAAGctagatgcaaaaaaaaagaagccaaaaaGCAACGCCTTAATTCCAACAATGTAATTGCGAACATATTTTAAATGGACATaatcatataatataatataataatgcaaTGCACTTTTTTCATTAGATTTCATTCATGATCATTTCATTGTTGAGATGCTCAAACCAACGGCTCTTAACAAAGGAAGAAGTCGCTGAAATGCCTCCAAACAgatttgaaaacacaaacttaCACGAGGACTCAAAAAAGCAGTCGTCTCCCGCTGAGGAATGTCACACAATGCAACCACATTCCCAGTGAGATGAAATACAgtatgtggtgtgtgtgtgtgcgtgtgcgtgtgcatgttgGAAGAGGAACACTGCTGCACGTGTTGAGTACAGTACACGGCTAATTCATCTGTTTTAATTGGTAAGAATATTAGATGTTATTATTGAAGAAATGTATATgctatttattgttgttatttattttatgtgtttttttttaattaaaactaaaataaacagaagtaATAGATTTAAAGGAAattcaaaacaataacaataaaaaactaaacaaaaaaaatcatatggGTCTCATACTGTGAGCCAAAACGATGATTTAATGTGGCCACAGTGTTGCACTCTGGCGACAaacacagagctgagccagaaggcaacgTGACCTATCAACGAGAACTGCTAAATGACGTAAGTGCTACAGCATCATGGCGTTCAGAGGGGATAAAATTCCAGAGGAGAACCTTGGTTGAAATGTCACCTCCTGGTGAGAGAGACCGGGGGCAGACTCTGCACCAGGTGGAGACAAAACATCTGGCCAGGGAACATCTCGGGAACCTACGGAACAATTTCGCAAACGTGGCTGGTGAAGACCCTGCAGTCAGATTGTTGGTAAAACTCGTAGTGTCCAAATAACAGCAACCAAAATACAGAGAAGATCGGTTTATAACAGCAGTATTTGAATGACAAAGTACAGCCGTTGTAACAGTGGGGTTATGGCCTGACTCAGAATGGCCCACTACAGCTCCTGCATGGGCGTGCTCACTGCCGAACCCGGGTCCGTCCTGCTCGTCCCGACAGACTGACCCTTCTGAGCCAAATAATCCTTGTAGTTCCGGGTGAGGAGCGTGTAGAGGAACGGGTTGATGCAGCTGTTCCCGTAGGTCAGACAGGTGACAAAGAAGTTCACGTAGTTGTGAGCGGCGGGAGACAGAGCCCTGAGGGACTCCGGCGAGAAGAGCTTGGCCAGCTGCCATCCCCAGAAGGGTAAGAAGCAAGCCCAGTAAGCCACCACGATGCTGAAGATCATGGAGACCACCTTTTGTCTGAGGCTCTTCCTGCGGGCGGAGCGGCCGCTTCCTCCCAACCTGGCCTGGGCCGACCAGTAGCGCTTCGCTAGCCCCGCGTACAGGCCGACAATGACCAGGCCGGGGACCAGAACGCTGGTCAGGAACAGGATGGCGATGTAGGCTTTGAAGGCCTCGTGGGTCCAGGTGGGGAAGCAGATCCTCTTCACCAATCCAGCCACAGTGGCTTTGCCTTCGCTGAGCCGAATCATCACCATCATGGGCAGAGTCAAAACAAAGGCCAGACCCCACACCACGGCGGCTGTGAGCTTGCGCGTTCGAGACGAGGACCGGTGAGCGCTGAACGGCTGGGCCACGGCACGGTAGCGCTCCAGGCTCATGGCCACCAAGATGAAGACGCTGGCGTGCATGGTGAGGAGATCCAGGCTCAAGAGGACGCGGCAGCCCACTTCCCCGAACAGCCAGTCGTGGGCGAAGTAGGTGCAGACCACGAAGGGGATGGTGGACAGGTAGAGGAGGTCGGCCAGGGCCAGGTTGAGGATGTAGATGTACATGGAGCCTGTTTTGCGCAGGGCGGCCGAGCGCGTGATGAAGAGCGTGTACAGGTTTCCAGCCACTCCCAGAGTGCACATGATCATCAGCGTGGTCCCGAGCAGGGAGGTCACCCACAGCCCTCCGCTGCCACCGCCGCCTTCCTGAGCCGCTCCGTCGGTAGCACCGGGGCTGAGCACCAGCTCCGGCTGTGGACCCACCGTGGCATTTTGAGTCTCGTTCATCGCCGGCGTGGTCAGCTGTCAGGCTTCTGGGGCCGTTCCACGCATCAGTGTGTCAGACTAGTCTGTGGTCGGTGGAGATCCAGACCTCACTGGAGAGGAGGTCATCCAGAGGGAGGCAGCTCGGTCGGTCATAGTTGCTAAAATACAGTCGCTCCACGCCTCAAAAAAGGTCTTCGCTGCAGAGTTGTGAGGTCCAGAGAGGAGCCTCCTCAAGGCGCAACCCGTCACAAACTTGCATTCTTCCCACCAGGTCCGAAACTGATCCACCACAGAAGATATTCCTGACAGGTTTGATCCAAGATCATCATTCCATTTGACGCAGCTCAGAGAGCCGCCGCTGCTCTGCCTGTCCAGctctctctcacctccctctcctctAAATCCTCCCCTCTTCTCACCCGGGTGACAATATAGCAGGGGTCTATAGATTTGTGAAGGGTTTCCCATGCGCTCTCTTGGCACCCAGGTGCGGACCGAGCCGTCCCAAAAGTCTGCTGGAAGCAGAGTCATGTATCAGTCGGCCATCGTCCTCCAGTTAGTGCCAGTGTAATAAATATATTACACTCGTACCAACCATTTCCGTCGTGACATGAATATCCCTATTTCCAGACAATTACACcgtcacaataaataaataataaataaataaataaaagaaaaagactaaaacatttattttaataagtcCATTCAACAATTTGCATCCGTTTTACTGAAGTTAAATAcagttattatttatgtaaATTATTTAGAGTGGGAAACGGGATACTTTTCCTGCTGAGT includes:
- the LOC128753529 gene encoding galectin-1-like encodes the protein MRGSGQRRSRSEEASDLQKTDEKEESEMVASLGKLIQKVSSMSIKEGQELKIRVRPKDNCDRFAINIGLDPDNIALHFNPRFECGDDVNVIVCNSKSGGCWGDEERNGNFSFVRGEESKFYINFNMTDFFIKLPDGCMMSFPNRLGELKYNYIEVSGEARIVGLKLK
- the uts2r4 gene encoding urotensin-2 receptor; its protein translation is MNETQNATVGPQPELVLSPGATDGAAQEGGGGSGGLWVTSLLGTTLMIMCTLGVAGNLYTLFITRSAALRKTGSMYIYILNLALADLLYLSTIPFVVCTYFAHDWLFGEVGCRVLLSLDLLTMHASVFILVAMSLERYRAVAQPFSAHRSSSRTRKLTAAVVWGLAFVLTLPMMVMIRLSEGKATVAGLVKRICFPTWTHEAFKAYIAILFLTSVLVPGLVIVGLYAGLAKRYWSAQARLGGSGRSARRKSLRQKVVSMIFSIVVAYWACFLPFWGWQLAKLFSPESLRALSPAAHNYVNFFVTCLTYGNSCINPFLYTLLTRNYKDYLAQKGQSVGTSRTDPGSAVSTPMQEL